From Quercus lobata isolate SW786 chromosome 1, ValleyOak3.0 Primary Assembly, whole genome shotgun sequence, one genomic window encodes:
- the LOC115954939 gene encoding uncharacterized protein LOC115954939, whose protein sequence is MAEYKACIARMEVLRELGVKDAKVFGDSTLVIAQAQKLWKLKEEHLKPYQQYLQDLTKTFDKIEFTIIPRAQNQFVDALGTLASMVEIPEGAWTRPLEIKQSHEEVHKRKTEALVMTIEEEEDLWYYDIVKFLELRAHLDGADKRECHSIRMMATQYILC, encoded by the coding sequence ATGGCTGAATATAAGGCTTGTATTGCCAGAATGGAAGTTCTTCGAGAATTAGGGGTAAAAGATGCCAAAGTCTTTGGAGATTCAACTTTGGTTATAGCCCAAGCACAAAAGTTGTGGAAGTTGAAGGAAGAACACTTGAAGCCCTATCAACAATACTTGCAGGACTTGACTAAGACCTTTGACAAAATTGAGTTCACAATCATCCCTAGAGCTCAAAATCAGTTTGTGGATGCCTTAGGTACCTTAGCCTCCATGGTTGAGATACCCGAGGGAGCATGGACACGGCCCTTGGAGATTAAGCAAAGTCATGAAGAAGTGCACAAAAGGAAGACTGAAGCTTTAGTAATGACcatagaggaagaggaagatcTGTGGTACTATGACATCGTGAAGTTCTTGGAACTAAGGGCACATCTAGATGGTGCTGACAAGAGAGAATGTCATTCCATTAGGATGATGGCAACACAATACATCCTATGTTGA